ACAATCCATTTGAGTGTCCATTTGTCTATAAGTAGTCCCATGGGGATAATTAAGACACCATAAGCTGGTGTCATGTTTTACTTTCTTCGCAATTTTCATCAATTCTCAGTGGATTTTATAGTCCATAAATATAAACATGCTATACACTTTCCTATAAAAAGACAGGAATTTTGCAGAGACAatattacagtatatttcaaAACTCATGTTTTTTGAATAATtggatattaaaaaaacaaaaacaaacattttatatGTAGGGCACCAGTCTGCAGCAGATTTCACTCATTCTACTCCTGAGATTCtatgtttagaaaaaaaaaaaaaaaaaatcagtcagtcattttTTTCCAGTATCACTGTAGGTCGCATGTCCTGAAGTTGTTTCAACAGAAGTTCAGTGACATCTGAATAGGCTCCATCTACAACAATTCTAACCTTACTAAGGGATTTCAAATTTTGACGGTTACTGAACTCCACGCAGGTTTCTTTGGCGTCCAAGCATGAACtggatgttgtttttctcaacATTCCTGGCAGCTCAACCTTCCTCTTCAAGGGATATTCAGACTTATTTGATTGCTCCAAGAACTTCAAGAAGGACATTTCAAAACCCATGGGTTTAAAAGAGGTCAACGGTGCAGTCTGCTCATTcatctcctcctgcagtggGGCAGGGCAAGATGAGGAGTCCGATTCATCATCCCTGTTGTAAACTACATGACTTTTTGTTGACCTTGGGATCTTCTTGCGTTTCACAATTTTTTCAATCAGTTTTCGCGGACGTCCTCTTTTGCGTTTGACTACCACAGAGCCGTCAGAGCAAGGTTCAGAACTTTCATCATTTGACAGTTTGCTGTCAAACAACGCAGCAGGGATCTCCGCGGTCACCCTTTTCCTCAAGACAGGCTTTGAACATTCATATTCACTTCCTTCTAGGCCAGTGTCTGCCGTGTCCTCTGTCTCTGACAGGTCAGAGGTATTCTCTGATTTGGAATCGTCACTCCTGATTGAGCGGTATTTCTGCCTGGACAACTTTTTGCAGAATATGAAGTGGCTCCTCTGCTCTTCCAGGTACTTTTCTGAGAGTCCATGTCCCATGTAATGCTTCATTATGCTCCGCTCTGACTTCATGACAGACTCACAACCCTTTATCATACAGGGGTACTGTAGAGCAGATTTCTTTGTGCACATTGCAGATGCCTCTTCCTTAGATTTCAAGGAGGGTTTTCCATATTTAGTCCAGTGATTGTTTTTTGCCTTGTCAGTCTTCTTTTTGTCACTTCCCCTCTGTGGGATCTTTTTATTGCTCTCAATGTTTTCTTTCCCATTGCTTGTCTTTGTAATTTGGTAATGGGAATTCTTGGAGTTCTGTTTCACACCTTCTTCAGTTATCTGTTGATTCATCAGTTTAAGTTGGTAAATCTCGTGATGCTTTTTCATTGTATGTCTGAGTAGGTTTGACTTTGTGGCATACACACGGTCACAGCCTTCAATGTCACACTTGAACATCCCATTTACTGGTTCGGGTTTGGACAGTTTTACATCTTCATGCTCTTCTTTGACATGTCCAATATACTTCCAGAAAGCAGTGAAGAATGCTGTGCATCCCTGCTGACCACAAGCAAACCTGCCAAGGTTGATGCTGGACAAGAGAGCACCGGCCTTATCAAGGCTGAATTCGTGGAGTTGGAGATAATGCTGCAAAAGGCTGGGAACTTCTTGAAAAACTCTTGAACAGTCCCTCTCTTGGCATCTGAATTCTGAAACTTGAGGGACCTCACCCTCTGGCTCCTCCTCATGGTCCTTCGACTCGTCCAGTCCCTCAGTCTGATCCTGCTCTTTGTTCACCTCCAACGCTGACAGAGCAGACTGGTGAACAGCCCTGTAGTGGAGGATCAAATTTTGCTGGATAGTAAAGGCTGCTACACAGCCTTGATGAACGCAGCGATATGGTCTGTACGGACTAAAGGCATTGTCTTCGGGCTTCTTCTCCTTTGTCTTCTTGGTAACATCTATGCTTGTCTTAACCATTGCCTGCTTGTTGATATTGGATTGTTTGTCTGGAGACTGAGACACACTAGCCTGAAGAGGGGCAGAGGGACCCTGGGTCGGATGAGTTGACACTACTGGCAAATGGGCTCCAGCTTGTTGACCACTCACATATTGAGTGGGCACTGTGGAGAAGGGTCTACGCTGTCCATCTGACCAATGTTCTGCAGCAGGGCCTGGTTGTAGAGGCTGCACAGCCAACGTGGAGGTCTGGGCCTTTGCCATTGCAGTTAATTCTTGGTTGTGCATGGGAATTGTTTGCTGGGGATGAATTCCTGTGGAGTGATTGTCATCTTGCAATTTCTGATTAGTTATATCCATGTTTGTATGTTGTCCAAAAGCCGGTGATGGGTATTCTTGTTTTACTACATCTTGGAGTGAATATGGATGTGTTCTGCTCTCCACTAATGAATGAGCAGCAATGGTGGTTTGGGCAGCTGGAACTGGGTTTCCACCACCACTTGACTGGTTCTGAATGTTGGATGCGGCAGCTTTGGCTAACTTGCGTTTCATGTCTAGATCTGCAATTTCGTCAAGTGACAATTTGTGAGCTGACTGGTAGTGAGCACGGAGGTTTGAGTTACGGGTGAATGTTTTACTACATTTTTGACAGCAGAAAGGTGCAAATTTCCCATGTTTTTTCTTAACCACATTTATCATCTCATATGTGTAGTTGTGACTTTTAGAGAGGTGTTTCCATAGTGCCTCAGATGACATGGACCTAAACGTGCAGTCGTCACTCTCACAAGCAAACGGCTTGACAGAGGTTGACAAAGCTGAGCTATGTGAATCAACCTTTGTTGACCCTGTCTCACTGTGAATATTGTTGCTATTTTGTTTCATGGAGGATGACATCTGATCAGATATCTCTCTGACCAAATCAAGCCTTTCAAATGCACTCTGAATTTCCATCATCCATTGTTGTTGGCTTGCAGTTAACTGAGTGGGCCCAAAATCTACATCACTGGCCACTATGCTGGTTGGGGTCAGTACCTCATGCTGCGGGGTAGAGGCTTCTCTGAAACAAGTAAAGCTTTGCATGTTCACCGCTCCTTGAATTTCGCCAGAAGATGCAGGGGTTATTACTGAGTTTGTTTGAATGATCTGCCCTGCACTAGCTGTGTCAATCATTGCATCTTGAGGGATTTGATGGAGTCCAGCATTTTTGAAAGTACTGCACGTTGGACCTAATGACATGGGACTCTTTAAAATGGCATTAGGGTCAATGCTGACTGAATGACATAAGCTGTTTCTACGTTGGAAGTCCCCAGCCAAAATCTGCTCCCGCAGTCTCTTCTTTACATCTTGTTCAGtgctcctcctctgtgtctcagTCTGCTTGCCACTTGTTGATGCTGGACTAAGCTGAGGATCTGGTAACTGGTTCTGCTTCACTGGGTTTGAAATTGTATCTGGTGTCTGACTGGTCGTCCCAGAGCAATACCCATCACTGAGGATTTCTCCAGGGGTCACGTGGTCTGTGGGAACACTGCCAGGAAGACCAGCAGATGAGTTTTCTGAGAGGATCTGAGACAGAAGGGGGTCAGGGAAATCACTATTGCCAAATGCAGCAACACTTGACTGAGGGTAATGGCCTGTATAGGAGTTGTCCTCCCTCTTCACCTGGACACTTCCAGTATGTTGTATGACTGAGCTCTCTGGCAAACGCTCAACAGCTCCATAGGGAACACATGGGTTTTGGAACAATGGCTGGGGAACAGGTTGTTGCTCAAACAGATCGGCCATGTTTGAATCAGCCATGATTTGTTTAAGAATATCATCACTTGATTCACCATTCCCATAAGCTGGCAAATTAGCTTGTGGATAATTAGGGGTGGGAAAATCTTTTGTTCCTATTGAATTACTTGTAACTGATTGACAAGGCTTCTCCTGATAAACTGTAGCAGGATTAAAAGATAACTGTGGTTGAAGGGTGTTTACAGTTTGCTCTGAATTGAGAAGGTCAAGAAATGACGTTGGCAAGTCTGTGTTCAGGTCCGTCTCATCAaatgttttgcagtgtgaacgctTGGACAAATGACCTCCAAGGGATTTAGGACTGTCAAACTCTCTAAAACACCTGCAACAAAGAAATTTGCCATCTCTAATAATGGCTGGCCactttgttcttttgtttctttttactcGCTTTGGAATTTCCTGAATATTTCTGGAAATTACTTGGCCATTTTGAGATTGATTGTTATGGCTTGCTTGGCATGCACTGTTTGAAGAGGGGAGATTTGACTGCACAGGATTCTGCATTGTCTTTGTTATTTCTGGGCCCCTGGAATTAGAGACAGAATTGTTTTGCATCTGTGATGTATATGGCAGAAGAGAATTTCCCATTTGTTGAGATACTCCTTTTGCACTGTCCATGTAAGAGGGTAAAACAGACTGAGACCTATTTTCCATCAGTGGTGATTGAAGGGGCTCTGCAGGTCTGCTCATGCTAGATCCCATCATGGAGCAAGACGGGATACCAAGTGCCAGAACTCCATTGGTATCATCCATTTGTGGTATCCCTTGCATGTTAGATGGATAGACTTGGGAGGAGCCACAGTTTTGAATTTGTTCATTTCCAGGAGCTGAATGCCAATTTTGATTTGCTGCAACTTGAGACTGCACTGGCATTAATGGATTTGGAGTGCTTCCTAACTGAGACAGAACAATGGGATCTAAGACATTTTCCATATGTACAGGGGTATTCTGGTTTTGATTGGATGAGGAATGGGAAGGTGGAGTAGCATAGTTTGAGCTTGGAACCATGTTTGTAAAAGGGGGTGGTTGAATAACGTTCTGCCTCTGAACTCCGTGCATTGGGACTCCGTTGCCCTGTTGGTTCTCAAGTGAAGCAACTGAGTTGGGATTTCCGACAGATAACGTGCTCGGTGGTGTAGCGTGGGTAATCTTGATATTTTTTCGAGCAATTTTCCATTGCTCATAGAAGTCTGGATGAACAGTTTTCATATGCTTGGTAACACTTCTGTAGGAGCTGTAGTGCCTTGTACATGTTTCATATGCACAGTgatatcgctctctctctcctgcaggggGAACTGTACTAGCTGAGGAAATCATTGAGTTCTCTGGCCTGTTCCCAGTTGGTGGCAGAGGGGTTACTGTTGGAGGAAGTGGTTGAGACATTACTGCTGGCATGGTGTCCTGCTGTGGGCCTACTGTTAACAGGTTGTTAGTACACATGGCCTGGAGCTGTTCTGGCAATGGTATGTTGCAGTCAGAGTTGTATCTCACTGATCCAGCATTTACATTACTGGAGAACATTTGTGGCTGGCCTTGTAAGACATTTGTATGACAGGTATGTGACAATTCATCTATATTAGCTTCAAATTGAGGTATTAGTTGATTCTGTAGGGCTGGTTTCAAATAATCAAAAGAACGAGCATCTGAACTATCTCTACATCTATTAGGATCAGACAAGTGGCAATTCATAGACGACTGGATCACAGAATTATCTGAAAActgtgtctgactgactgagaaCAAAGGCTGATCTTGGGGTTCACTTTTGACGGTATATTGCTCTAAGGTTTCCTCAAGTCCTTGTGAAGAATTCAGCAAGCTCTCAATGGACTGTGCCACCCTTCCATGGTCTGGATGAAAAGTGCTTTCATCGTTACAGTTCCTTGAGTCTTGGGAAATTTCCTGTTTAAGGGGAGTGTGATCAGAGAGCATTCGCTCAATCAGTGATGGACCAAGGTCTGCATTTTGTGAGGTCTGTTGCTCCAAAGCTGGGCTTTCCTCCTCTTGAGTGGCATGCTCCTCCTGGTGCAAATCCAGCTGAGTTTGTGAATGGAATACCTTTCCACAGTCCAGGACTTTACAAGTGAACGTTTTATAATGTTGCGCCTCGTGGTCGTACAGTTTGAAGGCTTCATTAAAAATCTTTCCACAATTTGGAAACATGCATCTGGCCTTAAAAACAGCATGTTCCTTCCTGTGTACAAGGAGTTCAGTGTTAGACAGGAAACTGGCCTTGCAATTCAACTGTATACAAATGTAAGGCTTCACACCACAGTGGACTTGTAAGTGATCATTAAGGTGGGTGACATTAACAAACTGGCGACGGCAGTACTGACAAACAACCTTTTTGCTCTGCATTTCGAGGTAACGCTTTGCCTCCTCATTCTCCCCATGAGCTTTAACATGTGCAAGAAGATTTTTGAAAAACTTGAAACTCTTTCTGCAGCTTGCGACAGGGCACATGTTTTCCTCGCTATTTTCTGTCTTACACCCAGCAACTCTGGTCTGAACAGTGTGAGTCAACCCATTATGCCCTTGGGAATCACCATTTTCCCTTGTATAAAGTTGATTTTCTGTCTTAGCCTTTAATGCTGCAATAACAGGGGCAGCTGTTTTAGGATTAGCCaatttcttgtttgttttcattgcagTTAGCCTTTCCTTGCATGACTGCTTAACATGTGATGCTACATGAGGAACCAATGTGTCTTTTGAGGTAAAAGTTTCAGTACATATTGGGCAGCTGTATAGTCCACCTTTAAAATG
This genomic stretch from Centroberyx gerrardi isolate f3 chromosome 18, fCenGer3.hap1.cur.20231027, whole genome shotgun sequence harbors:
- the znf292b gene encoding zinc finger protein 292b isoform X1 — protein: MADEEAEQDRSSESGISATIGALRQRLQDLQEVVVNESTDSPAQSSSQYCQEFCRTLLEYAGRWRIEEDPLPLVEVYMVALLSYAQASPYLSPQCENVPLVLERLSLSFVELLLSLKEEVPDGLWKEFKSSVQYAHAKLQENGITQLSMLSALGQHTGVWTNRVLQGLLSSENLQTEQVDGFLALEGPVLLEMRVKHLIKENQMGKAALLAKTCSECPAFEGKGHFKQMHLVCLCATSEQDQLMHELSKVDCRDALEMICNLESEGDERAAFSLCSAFLTRQLLQGDTYCAWELTLFWSKLLKRLEPSEQAFLDRCRQMSLLSKTVYHILFLIKVIQSELDSVGLPVCIEMCIRALQMESNDGNTKTTVCKTISCLLPTDLEVKRACQLTEFLLEPTVDSYYAVETLYNEPDQKLEEENMPVPNSLRCELLLVFKTQWPFDPEFWDWKTLKRQCLALMGEEASIVSSIDLLNDSESPGAPEEEEEALGQEGYKDVSDCFVDTTNELREITDKRQKNREIKKLREKGFISARFRNWQAYMQYCVLCDKEFLGHRIVRHAQTHFKGGLYSCPICTETFTSKDTLVPHVASHVKQSCKERLTAMKTNKKLANPKTAAPVIAALKAKTENQLYTRENGDSQGHNGLTHTVQTRVAGCKTENSEENMCPVASCRKSFKFFKNLLAHVKAHGENEEAKRYLEMQSKKVVCQYCRRQFVNVTHLNDHLQVHCGVKPYICIQLNCKASFLSNTELLVHRKEHAVFKARCMFPNCGKIFNEAFKLYDHEAQHYKTFTCKVLDCGKVFHSQTQLDLHQEEHATQEEESPALEQQTSQNADLGPSLIERMLSDHTPLKQEISQDSRNCNDESTFHPDHGRVAQSIESLLNSSQGLEETLEQYTVKSEPQDQPLFSVSQTQFSDNSVIQSSMNCHLSDPNRCRDSSDARSFDYLKPALQNQLIPQFEANIDELSHTCHTNVLQGQPQMFSSNVNAGSVRYNSDCNIPLPEQLQAMCTNNLLTVGPQQDTMPAVMSQPLPPTVTPLPPTGNRPENSMISSASTVPPAGERERYHCAYETCTRHYSSYRSVTKHMKTVHPDFYEQWKIARKNIKITHATPPSTLSVGNPNSVASLENQQGNGVPMHGVQRQNVIQPPPFTNMVPSSNYATPPSHSSSNQNQNTPVHMENVLDPIVLSQLGSTPNPLMPVQSQVAANQNWHSAPGNEQIQNCGSSQVYPSNMQGIPQMDDTNGVLALGIPSCSMMGSSMSRPAEPLQSPLMENRSQSVLPSYMDSAKGVSQQMGNSLLPYTSQMQNNSVSNSRGPEITKTMQNPVQSNLPSSNSACQASHNNQSQNGQVISRNIQEIPKRVKRNKRTKWPAIIRDGKFLCCRCFREFDSPKSLGGHLSKRSHCKTFDETDLNTDLPTSFLDLLNSEQTVNTLQPQLSFNPATVYQEKPCQSVTSNSIGTKDFPTPNYPQANLPAYGNGESSDDILKQIMADSNMADLFEQQPVPQPLFQNPCVPYGAVERLPESSVIQHTGSVQVKREDNSYTGHYPQSSVAAFGNSDFPDPLLSQILSENSSAGLPGSVPTDHVTPGEILSDGYCSGTTSQTPDTISNPVKQNQLPDPQLSPASTSGKQTETQRRSTEQDVKKRLREQILAGDFQRRNSLCHSVSIDPNAILKSPMSLGPTCSTFKNAGLHQIPQDAMIDTASAGQIIQTNSVITPASSGEIQGAVNMQSFTCFREASTPQHEVLTPTSIVASDVDFGPTQLTASQQQWMMEIQSAFERLDLVREISDQMSSSMKQNSNNIHSETGSTKVDSHSSALSTSVKPFACESDDCTFRSMSSEALWKHLSKSHNYTYEMINVVKKKHGKFAPFCCQKCSKTFTRNSNLRAHYQSAHKLSLDEIADLDMKRKLAKAAASNIQNQSSGGGNPVPAAQTTIAAHSLVESRTHPYSLQDVVKQEYPSPAFGQHTNMDITNQKLQDDNHSTGIHPQQTIPMHNQELTAMAKAQTSTLAVQPLQPGPAAEHWSDGQRRPFSTVPTQYVSGQQAGAHLPVVSTHPTQGPSAPLQASVSQSPDKQSNINKQAMVKTSIDVTKKTKEKKPEDNAFSPYRPYRCVHQGCVAAFTIQQNLILHYRAVHQSALSALEVNKEQDQTEGLDESKDHEEEPEGEVPQVSEFRCQERDCSRVFQEVPSLLQHYLQLHEFSLDKAGALLSSINLGRFACGQQGCTAFFTAFWKYIGHVKEEHEDVKLSKPEPVNGMFKCDIEGCDRVYATKSNLLRHTMKKHHEIYQLKLMNQQITEEGVKQNSKNSHYQITKTSNGKENIESNKKIPQRGSDKKKTDKAKNNHWTKYGKPSLKSKEEASAMCTKKSALQYPCMIKGCESVMKSERSIMKHYMGHGLSEKYLEEQRSHFIFCKKLSRQKYRSIRSDDSKSENTSDLSETEDTADTGLEGSEYECSKPVLRKRVTAEIPAALFDSKLSNDESSEPCSDGSVVVKRKRGRPRKLIEKIVKRKKIPRSTKSHVVYNRDDESDSSSCPAPLQEEMNEQTAPLTSFKPMGFEMSFLKFLEQSNKSEYPLKRKVELPGMLRKTTSSSCLDAKETCVEFSNRQNLKSLSKVRIVVDGAYSDVTELLLKQLQDMRPTVILEKND
- the znf292b gene encoding zinc finger protein 292b isoform X2 gives rise to the protein MADEEAEQDRSSESGISATIGALRQRLQDLQEVVVNESTDSPAQSSSQYCQEFCRTLLEYAGRWRIEEDPLPLVEVYMVALLSYAQASPYLSPQCENVPLVLERLSLSFVELLLSLKEEVPDGLWKEFKSSVQYAHAKLQENGITQLSMLSALGQHTGVWTNRVLQGLLSSENLQTEQDGFLALEGPVLLEMRVKHLIKENQMGKAALLAKTCSECPAFEGKGHFKQMHLVCLCATSEQDQLMHELSKVDCRDALEMICNLESEGDERAAFSLCSAFLTRQLLQGDTYCAWELTLFWSKLLKRLEPSEQAFLDRCRQMSLLSKTVYHILFLIKVIQSELDSVGLPVCIEMCIRALQMESNDGNTKTTVCKTISCLLPTDLEVKRACQLTEFLLEPTVDSYYAVETLYNEPDQKLEEENMPVPNSLRCELLLVFKTQWPFDPEFWDWKTLKRQCLALMGEEASIVSSIDLLNDSESPGAPEEEEEALGQEGYKDVSDCFVDTTNELREITDKRQKNREIKKLREKGFISARFRNWQAYMQYCVLCDKEFLGHRIVRHAQTHFKGGLYSCPICTETFTSKDTLVPHVASHVKQSCKERLTAMKTNKKLANPKTAAPVIAALKAKTENQLYTRENGDSQGHNGLTHTVQTRVAGCKTENSEENMCPVASCRKSFKFFKNLLAHVKAHGENEEAKRYLEMQSKKVVCQYCRRQFVNVTHLNDHLQVHCGVKPYICIQLNCKASFLSNTELLVHRKEHAVFKARCMFPNCGKIFNEAFKLYDHEAQHYKTFTCKVLDCGKVFHSQTQLDLHQEEHATQEEESPALEQQTSQNADLGPSLIERMLSDHTPLKQEISQDSRNCNDESTFHPDHGRVAQSIESLLNSSQGLEETLEQYTVKSEPQDQPLFSVSQTQFSDNSVIQSSMNCHLSDPNRCRDSSDARSFDYLKPALQNQLIPQFEANIDELSHTCHTNVLQGQPQMFSSNVNAGSVRYNSDCNIPLPEQLQAMCTNNLLTVGPQQDTMPAVMSQPLPPTVTPLPPTGNRPENSMISSASTVPPAGERERYHCAYETCTRHYSSYRSVTKHMKTVHPDFYEQWKIARKNIKITHATPPSTLSVGNPNSVASLENQQGNGVPMHGVQRQNVIQPPPFTNMVPSSNYATPPSHSSSNQNQNTPVHMENVLDPIVLSQLGSTPNPLMPVQSQVAANQNWHSAPGNEQIQNCGSSQVYPSNMQGIPQMDDTNGVLALGIPSCSMMGSSMSRPAEPLQSPLMENRSQSVLPSYMDSAKGVSQQMGNSLLPYTSQMQNNSVSNSRGPEITKTMQNPVQSNLPSSNSACQASHNNQSQNGQVISRNIQEIPKRVKRNKRTKWPAIIRDGKFLCCRCFREFDSPKSLGGHLSKRSHCKTFDETDLNTDLPTSFLDLLNSEQTVNTLQPQLSFNPATVYQEKPCQSVTSNSIGTKDFPTPNYPQANLPAYGNGESSDDILKQIMADSNMADLFEQQPVPQPLFQNPCVPYGAVERLPESSVIQHTGSVQVKREDNSYTGHYPQSSVAAFGNSDFPDPLLSQILSENSSAGLPGSVPTDHVTPGEILSDGYCSGTTSQTPDTISNPVKQNQLPDPQLSPASTSGKQTETQRRSTEQDVKKRLREQILAGDFQRRNSLCHSVSIDPNAILKSPMSLGPTCSTFKNAGLHQIPQDAMIDTASAGQIIQTNSVITPASSGEIQGAVNMQSFTCFREASTPQHEVLTPTSIVASDVDFGPTQLTASQQQWMMEIQSAFERLDLVREISDQMSSSMKQNSNNIHSETGSTKVDSHSSALSTSVKPFACESDDCTFRSMSSEALWKHLSKSHNYTYEMINVVKKKHGKFAPFCCQKCSKTFTRNSNLRAHYQSAHKLSLDEIADLDMKRKLAKAAASNIQNQSSGGGNPVPAAQTTIAAHSLVESRTHPYSLQDVVKQEYPSPAFGQHTNMDITNQKLQDDNHSTGIHPQQTIPMHNQELTAMAKAQTSTLAVQPLQPGPAAEHWSDGQRRPFSTVPTQYVSGQQAGAHLPVVSTHPTQGPSAPLQASVSQSPDKQSNINKQAMVKTSIDVTKKTKEKKPEDNAFSPYRPYRCVHQGCVAAFTIQQNLILHYRAVHQSALSALEVNKEQDQTEGLDESKDHEEEPEGEVPQVSEFRCQERDCSRVFQEVPSLLQHYLQLHEFSLDKAGALLSSINLGRFACGQQGCTAFFTAFWKYIGHVKEEHEDVKLSKPEPVNGMFKCDIEGCDRVYATKSNLLRHTMKKHHEIYQLKLMNQQITEEGVKQNSKNSHYQITKTSNGKENIESNKKIPQRGSDKKKTDKAKNNHWTKYGKPSLKSKEEASAMCTKKSALQYPCMIKGCESVMKSERSIMKHYMGHGLSEKYLEEQRSHFIFCKKLSRQKYRSIRSDDSKSENTSDLSETEDTADTGLEGSEYECSKPVLRKRVTAEIPAALFDSKLSNDESSEPCSDGSVVVKRKRGRPRKLIEKIVKRKKIPRSTKSHVVYNRDDESDSSSCPAPLQEEMNEQTAPLTSFKPMGFEMSFLKFLEQSNKSEYPLKRKVELPGMLRKTTSSSCLDAKETCVEFSNRQNLKSLSKVRIVVDGAYSDVTELLLKQLQDMRPTVILEKND